The segment TTTTCCCCCGCTATTAccctttacgtttttttttttaatctgacaatttttctttttttttctcttgagtaAACTGAAAACCTCACCTTCCTCCAGAACACCTCTTGGGCGGGTAAAGACTTGTACAGAAACAGACTCCAACGATACCAAACTCCGCCTCACCGCGCCATTCCCTCAGCACAGTTCTTATGATTCCAGTATAATAACCCCGATCAAGACGAGCTTCCTATGAATCATTTTTAAGGTGTTACCAGGTAGTACATCCAACGCATACATTTTCTCGTTCTGCAATGTTATGACGcaaagagagagtaaaaagtaGTTGGAAGTGATGTGAATTGCAACGGAGGCGAGAAACACTTATTAAGAAGATGACGTTGGTTTATTAGTTGGCATTAACTGACACTTTTGGTAAGGGTGAGCTTGCAATACGGATGGAAGTCTCAACCCTCGACTTCCTGTACCGTGAGAGCACAGGAGCTGATTACACATATTTACCTATTAGCGTGTCATCGTATACATAAGATTGCTACTACCAGGATCTACTATTTAACCCAATCAATTTTTTCTCAGTAACACACATTTCCCCTCCAACAAGTGTAAGCATATGATACTAGCGTATCGAGGCTTACGTTTCCACAGCTATGAATACTCACACAGTAAATAACCAGTTCATACATTCGCTAATTCTAAACTAACGATAACCTTCTAACCTACCTCGCACATTTTCAGTtacgaaaccccgcattcccacaggaAATTaccctacattctctctctctctctctctctctctcgtaacacacACTtcccaaaataacaaaaaaaatcttTAATGACACCCATTTAAACCAAGATATGTAGCCcgttacacacacatacacacacacacacacaacccccacagaaacacacacgcaccccccccgtcctacccccccccccgcaccaAGACCAGCCACCATGCATACAGGAGACAGACACTTGATCCCGTCGCCAGCACCTGTCATGTACTATGCGGCTAAGGAGAGCACGAGAGCACTATGCCAGCGGTCCCTAAGCCGGCCAATCAGCCAGAGGAGCGAAGGGGAGGCTCAGGTATCACAGGAGCAGCGCGCTGGACGAGGCAAACAATGACTGATAAttgtgacggagggagggaagaagggagagaggaaaagagaggaaagaggggagagaggggaaggagggaagagagagagagagagagagagagagagagagagagagagagagagagagagagagagagagagagagagagagagagagagagagagagagagagagagagagagagagagagagagagagagagagagagagagagagatgggggggaggagaggcagCATCCAAATCAAGAGTCGGAGTTATTTAATTACGAACAGGTTGTGGTCTCGGCGATCGATCCTTCCCCCGACgcctagggagggagggagggagggagggaaagaaggcaggagggagaaatAAATGGGTAAGAGGAACATGgactaaagaaagggaggaagggacagagaaaagGTACCGAAGATTGAATAGGAAAGAGTGacatataaagaaaggaaaggaagaaggaaggaaggaaggaaaggaagggaagaaggaaggaaggaagggaagggaagaaggaaggaaagaaggaaggaaggaaaggaagatagacgGTAAGATAGAAGTAGAGCAATACACGAAAggtggagaaataaaaggaaagggaagctgggaggaggtagaggagaaagggaagagagatatggagggaaaagtgaagggaatgaagaacaaatgtgtgtgtgtgtgtgtgtgtgtgtgtgtgtgtgtgtgtgtgtgtgtgtgtgtgtgtgtgtgtgtgtgtgtgtgtgtgtgtgtgtgtgtgtgtgtgtgtgtgtgtgtgtgtgttattattattattattattattattattattattattattattattattattattattattattattattattattattattattattattattattattattattattattattattattattattattattattattattattattattatcattattattattatcattattattacagtaGCATTAGGAGTGAAAgttgaaaaaataatagcaatagtactagttgtcgtagtagtagtagtagtagtagtagtagtagtagtaaaagtagtagtagtagcattggtagtagtggttgtagcagtagaagtagcactagtagaagtagtagcattagtaataTGAGTAAGATTATTATCCTTATTGCTGGTATAATTTAGCTTGtgcatatttgtgtgtgtgtgtgtgtgtgtgtgtgtgtgtgtgtgtgtgtgtgtgtgtgtgtgtgtgtgtgtgtgcgcgtgcagGCGCGCGGCAGCATATCCCTTGGGGGTGCCTGCTGACCGGCGCCTCACCCTGCTGACCCGCCTCTCTCCGGCCCGCAGCGGCTCTCCCCCCCTGACGCTGTCCGTGCCGTGTTGCAGGGAGACGATGGAGAGCATGCTGTCCGAACACCCGTACTTCCGCAACAACTTGGGCGCCTCCTCCATggacacccaccacagcaccacctCACACCTCAGCCTGGAGGAGCGGGCCGTCTTCGCCGCCCGCGCCCACATGTTCTTCCGCTCCTCCCACACCTCCacgcccaccacacccaccacctccCACGCCACTACCTCCCTGGCCCCGCACACCTCGTCCTTCCCGACGCGTGGCCTGGCCTCGGGCGGGTTGGCGCCGGGCCTGGGCTCGGGCGTGGGCGGCCTCAGCAACCTGCCGCCCGCCATCTCGCAGTTGTACAACCTGGGTGCGGGGCGCACGGCCTCGGCGCCGCCCCAGGTCAACCTGCCGCTACAGCTGTGGTCGCAGTGGGCGGCGCTGCATGGCCTCAACCAGGTGAACGCCACGCTGCTGGCCCACCACGCCTCCctcaccgccgccgcagccgccaaCAACACCTCCCCAGCAGGCATTGGGGCCACGTCACGGGAGAACGGCGCTGCGGCCTCTCAGTctggcagcagcggcggcggcggggagggcggCGTGAGGCTGCCCCGCCCCATCTACCCGCCCCTCGCTCCAGGCCTTCACCGCTTCGCTCCTTACTTCTACCCCAAAGGCAGCTCCTCTCCTACAAACCCACGGCCAGGTTCCCCTGAGGCTCGACCTCCCCCCGAGGGTTCGCCGGGGCAGCCCGCCTGAGCCCGGCCAACACTCCCGCACCCACGGACCACAGCTGACCCCGGGCCTCACCTGACGTCTCCCGCCCCCTCGCACAGTGGCCCCGCGGGCACTCTGGCGGCGGGCCTCTTCCAGAGGAGCGGTGCCTTTCAGCGCGTGCCGCACCGTCGCCACCCGAGTCCTGCGCCTCCGGAGGGCGGACACTAACGCAGGGATCTCGCTACAAGTGTGGGGTCAGTCCAGATGGTGTGGGGCGGGACggtcgccctctctctctctggcattcGGCGGCGGCGACGGGTCAGCTTGCTACACCGCGGCGAGTTCGTGTCCGCTGCGTCTTGGCAAGGGAAGGGCCGGTGGGTGCTGGAGTCATGGCCGGCAAACAACACAAACCTAGATTTTGACCTTAAATCTAGACTTTGTGAGACGGTACTGGAAGCTGGCCAGAGACGCGTCTCTGGCCAGTGAAAACATTCCCAACTATTAGCTGTTCACACCAGGGGACCCTCGCGTGTCCCCgcagtgtgtctgtgtgcgtgtgtgcgccgCCCCGGCAGCGCCACGCCAGCACCACTGTCATCCTCGCAACCCTTAGCTGTGTAGTCCTCGAGGCTCGGTAGGAGGAGAAGCCTTCAGCCCAGCGGCGGCAGAATAAGTTAGAAAGTGTTTCCACACACTTAGACATTATTACCATTAGTCGGCCTGAGACGCGCCAGGCTCCTATTGTTCTACATTCCATAGTTTTACAGTGTTTTGTTAGTGATATGCAGATAAATAGTttatataagaggaaaaaggataaaaactaaaaaaatgtaACAATGTATTGGATTCCATATAAATTATAACGAGCACCAAAACAATGGAAAGGTGACTGTTGGACAAAACTTGAACTCAAGGATTTGTTCACAGACCagagtcctccctccctccttacctccttccctccctcgctacgGACactgtgtgagggaaggaggcgaacagcaagaaaacacgaggaagggagagtgacaaGAAAAGTGAGTGAAGTGGAAACACCCAAATATGAGTGccaaaattaatgagaaaaaagatgTCACTAAAATGTTTTTTTTAAGAGTAATTCTGAGACGTTTAGCTTTGCGAGACGTGATTTAAAGATGAACATGATTAGGTTaattcttcctccgtttccttctttcttcttcttttcttcctttgagcACGAGAAGCCTGTACATACCAGTGATAGGAGTAACCTTAAGAAAACTTTATGAAGAATCCAGTAATCAAATAAAACATGTACATCTGATTAAGGCTTAGGTGAGGCAGGTGAGAAGGGACTTTACAAGGTGACGACACTCCATGCCTGTTCTTCCCTCCTACACTAACTCTTCACGTTAACTAAAAGGAGGCGCCCCACTCCTTCACCACCAGGAGGATACCGTTGGCCAATCCAGAAGCAGGCCGCGGACACTTCCCAATTCAGTCTATATGATGAGAATGGTTAAGATCTTACTGGTGGTTGTCTGGCATGAGTGGGCGTGGCTTATTTTCCATGTTAACTTGAATAGTGTAAcctttcattttctacttacTATCTatgttttctatctatctatctatctatctacctatctatctatctgcctgtctgcttCTCCGTCACCTGAAGGGTCCCTCAGAGCGCCACCATGTCACTTCACAAACCGTGTCAGGAAGTGGGCCGTGAAGGCATTCCTAAACACATTCCTCTACCGATTAATTTGTACTGCTTGTGTAAATGAACTCACTTAGCAATAACTCGATTTAGTATTTCATTTCCTTCTGCGGCGTAACCTTCCAGACGCACCAACGACCACTAATCTTGCTTGGCTTACGaacccttctcattccttcccttcatcccaccattttaatttgtatttgtaACTTGATTCCATTTTTATAGTTTCAAAAGGaggatgtttctttttttttactagctTTAGGGAAATACTCACAGTGCTTACCTCATTAAAAGAAAGTGAATACCAGAATTTCCTTTACAATCAGGtatcgtttttttattatttcttaagATAATTTATAGTGGCCACACTGTCTCGAGTAAAGCGtttgtattaatataattttTCTTCAAGCCTTCGGTCCTCCACCCCACACACCTTTGCCTTGCAGGAACCTTAAGGCTGCCTGCTGCCCCCGCTACCCTGACCCAGGTGTTGGTTctgaaggaaaggtgaagaaagagagaggaaataaaaagggtgagagagagagagagagagagagagagagagagagagagagagagagagagagagagagagagagagatagagagagagagagagagagagagcgagagagagagagagagagagagagagagagagagagagagagagagagagagagagagagagagagagagagagagagagagagagagagagagagagagagagagagagagagagagagagagagagagagagagagagagagagagagagagagagagagagagagagagagagagagagagagagagagagagagagagagagagagagagagagagagagagattaatgattTCAGACAACGCTGAGGTACATCAGGAGGAACTATATTGGCTGTATAACTGGGTCAACAAATGAATGACGCAGTTCAACATCGACAAATAGCTTCTGAGTAAAGACTCTTATCTTTTTCATTTACTAACTCGTTTTGATTTGCAGCTGTAAAGTGAATAAAGCTGATACGAAATGATTGGGCTGTAAATTGTTCTGCAGTGGTGAGCTTCAAAATGCTGAAGTGAATGGGAGAAGCAACGAAAGTGTAGTGATGGCAGTGAGGAAGAtatgagaaaagaagatgaaaggaaaggagatgagatgagCGATAATGGTAAAAAGAGTCAACCGGGCGTGGTCAGTGTGTGCATGTGGCGGcgacagggaagaaaggaaaaagtgggagagaggacagaaaggttcaagaagaatggaggagaggaatggaaaggagagcaTGAGAGTAGAGGATAAAAATCGACACAGTGACAGACATAACAATAGTATGGGCGTGGCGGCGactgagaagagaaaatagaggcaGCAGAAAAATGTGGATGGGTGGAAGTTAGATTGCAGGAAGAGGacagacgaaagaggaaggaaaatcgcTTCAAAGCTATTTAATGTTCCTGTAAAGTGAGGCTCATTGCGTTCTTAAAGGTTTTTGTTAGTACTACATAAAAAAAGTGACTTATATTTTACGCTCTTTGCCACGACAATCGCCTCTTCAACCTCGATCTATAAGTCTATTAGTGGCGTACAGGTCACGCACGAGGCAACGGCACTTGTTGTAACTTAGCCAGAAGCCTCAACTCCTTTCATTAAGTCAACGTCTCTGTgttgtctatgtctgtctttgtcaCGTTAAAGTCACAAAACACTATAATAACAAGTCAGCGTGGCACAGTGCACTATGCAGCGTTTACGAGACACAGAACACTGTACCAAGTTATCGTGCCACGGTGCTCTACGATAATCAAAGTGTTACGGAAGGCAGCATCGAGTCACCGAATGAGAGTAATTTATAAGATCAAGTCATCGTGCAACAGAATGGAATAAATATCAAGTTAGCGTGCAGCAGAATACATTGGATGATGGGGTCAGCGTGTTACAGCCCATCATATCTGGTCAGCGTTCCACATCTATTAACCTGgtacctgcggggatcatgtttcttaaaggcccctctaagcgagaatagtgagaaaaaatcatcactcaagcACACCATTTCATtacatatatcaacgcatttgtgatcgatttatgcatcatctattttgggggggtttatatcagcaacaaatttggcccgtcactgataCCAGGTTGAATAATTTGCATCTAAGCTTTTCATCTTTTAAATTCTTCACGGCATACATTGGTTTTGttattctttgcttcttttcaAATATCTTACACATATTATTAAAAGTACATTCATCTTTCTCTTGTCTGAAATGTATCCTAAACCAAATGTTTCATCGCGCAAGAAAGCTGTGAGTTTGTATAATGGTCTGacgtaaacgagaaaaaaatctaattataaaCCTTCTTTGCCAACGAAAGAGTCGATCATTCATAAAGATATATTTACATCATTGTTTATATACACAAatgaatatttttttctaaacttTTAGTACTTATAGCAGGTTTATCATATATTTAAAAGTACATGGAAAATAACACAAGGGAAGAGGACATGGcgtgaaaatttaaaaaaatatctatatcatACTATTCATTACAGAGGCGACCTGTTAAGTGCATGTACCTACTCAAGCAAGTTAGCAACACTCCCCTTTTTACTGCAAACATATATAACAGAGGTCGCAAAGGCTTGCACAAAGCTATAAAAAGCCAGGGAGAGTTAAAGGATGATTCCCATAGATACACAAGAAGTAGATACAGAAGTGGATGAAGGGGAATATGAAAACCAGTATAAGAGTTACGAACATACACGACACTGAAGAGATAATATATAGTTTGCCACTctaccgtaaacacacacacacacacacacacacacacgtacttgttgaagaaaaaaaaagttgtaaccTCCATGGATACTGTTAATGATTTTGATTTTAACTTGCTCGTCCTAAGAAAGTACCGTTAAcccaaggcgagagagagagagagagagagagagagagagagagagagagagagagagagagagagagagagagagagagtgtttttttttttggggggggtagtGCAGGTGTACTCCCAATATATTCCAGTCACCTGCTGTGTTTTCTCTAATTGACTATTTGCATTGACATTTGTAACACCTAAGATCATCATATCCGTAACAACGACAACCACACACAGGGCTCAGAACTGCCATCAATATATAAGTGACTATGACAAGACAATGCAGtagaatgataaataaaaatattattCATAACAACAGGTGAGTAATGTgactaccctccttccctctctctctctctgtgtgctaCAAGAAATGAACTACACTGTGTTTCTTATATGCCTGCTACCTTTGTTTGGCTTACCTCTTTTATGCCTTTGTCTCAGCGCATCAGGCAGCCAGCAACATCCTCGTCCATCCTGCAATAGAGAGACGGTAAAGTGAAGGCTTGAAATAGATGTGTataggaagggaaagtgtgtgtgtgtgtgtgtgtgtgggtgggtggggcggggggcgggcggcgcggcggcgggggtgggggcggggggggggggcggggtgtgtgtgtgtgtgtgtgtgtgtgtgtgtgtgtgtgtgtgtgtgtgtgtgtgtgtgtgtgtgctcaagaAAGCTTTATCCACTTGTAATACTTCGGAGTAAAATATGGGAAAAAAGTATCGCAATCTGTTTCTTTGGGCGTCCATCTGTCTGTCCATCagtctttgtgtgtctgtgtgtcaatGAGCTTCTTTTCTTCGGCTTTTGATGGCTGTATAtccttctctgtttatctctctatatGCTAATCTAATGTCTGCTTATGTCTTTCATCTTGTCTCTTTGCATctatgtctgtctacctgtttgattgtatgcatgtatgtctgtctgtttgtctgtctgtctgtcagtctatatgtgtgtctgtctatctgggtATGCCTGCCTgtttgactgtctgtctgtctgcctgtctgtctgaatgtttatctgtctgtctgcttgcctgtttgtctgtctacctctttttctctctataactgacactttattatgcttttttctcctcgttcatCACCTGAATTCGTGACACAAGATAACAAGGACTAAACTGTAACTTAACAATGTAGGGTTATAAATACAAACATATTTTATTTTCAAATGCGGTTCATTTCAAAGTTTCCcaaaaaagttaagagaaaattTTGACATGAAAATACTATGAAAATAACCAGCACTGGGAAATCGAAactgaaaaaagagaaatatcagTATAAAACTGCTTgagataaaaatgtaaacaagtgtcttttttttttacatgtccaTACATAATAAACAACTCCTCTTATTCATTTACAGTCACACAATAAtaattcttcgtttcctttttttcttcttccccttcttcatcttcatcttcatcttcatcttcatcttctccttcttgcaCCTTTATACACAGTGcacaccttgatacacacacaacTCTTATTTATTCAGTCATACAGAAATAATAAGTCAAACTGTTGAAACATACAGCTGTACCGTCACCAAGGCACCGGTCACCACCAAAAAGAACCTCCTCATATTCACTTACAATCTCCATTTAGCAAACACAACAAACACGCCAACATCTGCCGGTCACCCAACACAcaagacggaaagaaaaaagcCGGAGGGGACACGGGAAGAGCCAGCCATCGtgtctcatcatcaccaccaccaccagtacgaccgtCACCAGTGCctgacaccaccatcatcaccaccaccatcatcgcagccgccgtcaccaccaccaccaccaccgccactacctccAATGCTTTCCTCCCCGCaaacaaccccaccaccaccgccacctcagTCGCCTCAGTCATATAATTAAAGCTGATTCATCGCGTAAGTAAAGTAAATATTTGCTCGTCTTCGTCATATACAGCCTCAGGTGAAGCCCGTGTAGTCCCCAGGTGATTaattgtgcgtgcgtgcgtgtgtgtgtgtgtgtgtgtgtgtgtgactgtgtgcatgtgtgtggcattggggaagggggggaagggagatggagggactGATGCAGGTTGGTATCTGGAATCGCTGTCGAGGTGGGAGTCGGAGTTGTAgtcgggggagaaggaggagaaggaagaggaggagggggagggggacagggaagaagagagtgagggggagggggaggaagagaaggcgagaggcgagagagagagaagaggaggaggcatccCGCAGCGGCCCGGACAACCATTCACACCAGCGTCGGGTCTCGCCGTCAGCCAGCCAGGTGGTCCGGCCTTCTGCTGTCAGTCTCCCTTTGTTACCTGGGAGAGGCAGTCTGCCCTGTCAGCTCTCCAGGCCTGCTAATGGTGTTTGGATATCGCCTCAGTCGATTGACAAACAAGAGTGTGTTTGGGGGGCGAGACGGTCGGCCACGGCGAGATGGGACGCGCCAGAGTACCGTAGTCACTCTCACTGCTGTcctgctggtggttgtggtggtggtggtggtgggggggggggggtactgtcACTATGCCTTCCTTGCAATTTTTCATCATGTCTCGTATATCAACTTatgtgtgttttccttcttttcgtaaGGGGTTGCTTATTCGGCaggttttcgtctttttttatttaaatagcAATAGTATCAGGAGTAACAGCAGTACGCaacgaaagtagtagtagtagtagtagtagtagtagtagtagtagtagtagtagtagtagtagtagtagtagcagtagtagtagcagtagtagtagctgtagtagtagtagtagctgtagtagaagtaatagttggAATCGAGTCGTAGTTGGAGAAGTAAGGGGAGGGGGACGGGGAagttggcgaggaggaggaggaggaggaggaggagtggtgggtaGAAGCAGTAATATCAGTAGTAACAGCGGGTTGGTGGTTGGATAAGTAGTAGATGCAAGAGTAGTGGCTATTATTTTTTTAGCATTATTAAGGTTCTTGTAATATTTCACCTCCATGTGTTATCGTCTGCTCCTGGCAGATAAGAGTCAGGATCAAAGATAAGATTTTCCCAACatcatgaaaaagaatgaaaaaaatagagcaaTCGTCCCAGCCCCGCGCCGCCACCTGGCTGTGTGTGGCGCCCCGTGACTGGTGCCCCACATcggctgacagacagacagacacgggtTTATTTGGGATCTGATCTTATCGCGAGGAGGGTTGGTGTCCTTTACTTCCCATGGctagtttcatttttttcttcttcctctttctcctccgacTGTCTGGCGCTGACCCCGAtttccagcctccctccctcacttcccccctGCCCAACATTGTGGCGCGGGAGTCTGCTCTGTCCCTCCTGGAGACAGTTCAGTCGGCGCTGGATGACTGATGACTGGCGCCGGGCAAAGATCAGTTGTGTATAAATCCAGCCCAGTCGTTGGAATGGTGTGAATGGAGCCTTCGAAGGTTGCTTTACCCACACGACGATCCACCGACTACATGGCTGTCTAAACAACTCTCGGGGCGGTTGCGAGATAGGATTTATCTTGTTTTATGAGCGGGGCAGTAGCGGTGGAGGGCTATCTTCCTGATCAATGAGGCACGTCGGTGGTCGGCACAAGCCCGTTAGTGGTGCGAGCGGGTTTTTATAGTGACACCGTGTTTTTTTATCGTTTGCTTGGCCCTTGCTGCTCGATGAAGTTCTTCCTGGCTGAAGTTTTTGAAGTTCTGCGGATGGAGTTTTGGACTGCATGTGGCTAATCTACGGCGACGAAGCGACGATTGAATAGGATCAACAGGCAGCGGCGGGACTTGAATCCGGGACTGCACATTCACCACGCCGTCCCATTGACTCCTTCCTACCTATGATCATACTCTTTTGGGAGGGAAGTATCagcctcccgaaactgacctctctttcggctacctcttttgatttttttttttttaggagcagcgagtaacgggcttttttattattgtttcctttttttgtgcccttgagctgtctcctttgttgtaaaaaataaacacaatcACGTACCAAA is part of the Eriocheir sinensis breed Jianghai 21 chromosome 32, ASM2467909v1, whole genome shotgun sequence genome and harbors:
- the LOC127006139 gene encoding T-box transcription factor TBX20-like isoform X1, whose product is MLTRHPLPPRRMFPTVRASFTGLRSEDRYLVLLDIVPVDNKRYRYAYHRSSWLVAGKADPPPPYRLYAHPDSPYTGDQLKKQIVTFEKVKLTNNEMDKHGHHSRPPGACPQIVLNSMHRYQPRIHLVRRQDAGQGPVADLDLEDHKTFIFPETVFTAVTAYQNQLITKLKIDSNPFAKGFRDSSRLTDFESGSPPLTLSVPCCRETMESMLSEHPYFRNNLGASSMDTHHSTTSHLSLEERAVFAARAHMFFRSSHTSTPTTPTTSHATTSLAPHTSSFPTRGLASGGLAPGLGSGVGGLSNLPPAISQLYNLGAGRTASAPPQVNLPLQLWSQWAALHGLNQVNATLLAHHASLTAAAAANNTSPAGIGATSRENGAAASQSGSSGGGGEGGVRLPRPIYPPLAPGLHRFAPYFYPKGSSSPTNPRPGSPEARPPPEGSPGQPA
- the LOC127006139 gene encoding T-box transcription factor TBX20-like isoform X3; the protein is MLTRHPLPPRRMFPTVRASFTGLRSEDRYLVLLDIVPVDNKRYRYAYHRSSWLVAGKADPPPPYRLYAHPDSPYTGDQLKKQIVTFEKVKLTNNEMDKHGHHSRPPGACPQIVLNSMHRYQPRIHLVRRQDAGQGPVADLDLEDHKTFIFPETVFTAVTAYQNQLITKLKIDSNPFAKGFRDSSRLTDFERETMESMLSEHPYFRNNLGASSMDTHHSTTSHLSLEERAVFAARAHMFFRSSHTSTPTTPTTSHATTSLAPHTSSFPTRGLASGGLAPGLGSGVGGLSNLPPAISQLYNLGAGRTASAPPQVNLPLQLWSQWAALHGLNQVNATLLAHHASLTAAAAANNTSPAGIGATSRENGAAASQSGSSGGGGEGGVRLPRPIYPPLAPGLHRFAPYFYPKGSSSPTNPRPGSPEARPPPEGSPGQPA
- the LOC127006139 gene encoding T-box transcription factor TBX20-like isoform X2, whose product is MLTRHPLPPRRMFPTVRASFTGLRSEDRYLVLLDIVPVDNKRYRYAYHRSSWLVAGKADPPPPYRLYAHPDSPYTGDQLKKQIVTFEKVKLTNNEMDKHGHIVLNSMHRYQPRIHLVRRQDAGQGPVADLDLEDHKTFIFPETVFTAVTAYQNQLITKLKIDSNPFAKGFRDSSRLTDFESGSPPLTLSVPCCRETMESMLSEHPYFRNNLGASSMDTHHSTTSHLSLEERAVFAARAHMFFRSSHTSTPTTPTTSHATTSLAPHTSSFPTRGLASGGLAPGLGSGVGGLSNLPPAISQLYNLGAGRTASAPPQVNLPLQLWSQWAALHGLNQVNATLLAHHASLTAAAAANNTSPAGIGATSRENGAAASQSGSSGGGGEGGVRLPRPIYPPLAPGLHRFAPYFYPKGSSSPTNPRPGSPEARPPPEGSPGQPA